The Hippoglossus stenolepis isolate QCI-W04-F060 chromosome 3, HSTE1.2, whole genome shotgun sequence genomic sequence TGTAAAAACCTCTGAGGAGTAGAGGTGCACAGGGACAGCGTCACACATGAAGAAAAGCACAAAGGCCCAAGGCAGGAACCTGTACCTCCTGTTTGTGCCGAGGAGTGGCCTCCCGGTCCAACTGAGAGAGCTGAGTTGGGGCAGGTGTGCGGGCGAGCACGAGAGGGGTCAGAGGTGACGAGTGCAGGGTTTAGAGAGTGCAGGAAGGAGGTCAGGTGCAGAGAAAGGATGGTAGAAGGTGAGTCAGTAAGGggggcaggcagacaggcagacagacagacagacaaactgcaAGGCTACACTTGGCCGTTTCACACCATGCCAAGACATCTTTGGAAATGGTCTGAAAATACATCCCAGTAGACATTTTGGACTTGATAAGGAATGCAAACAtcctgtcaaaataaaagttgaggCGTCTGTTTGTCAACTAAATCCATTTCTAAGGCTTTGTAAAGATTTTCCCCTTTTTTATCAGTGCTTCACTTCAACCCTGTCCCCACTGTGCTAATCACGCTGTCTGTCAAATGTTTGCTGGGATGCTCAGCCATGACAAATGAGTTCAGGCACAACCTTCAAAGTATCACTTGTTTATGTGGTGCGGTGCAGCACAGCTTTTTTGATGATAACTGAGTTGACAGCCACGAGTAAACGAGACAGACCCAGTGGAGAGAGTGGGAAACAATTAagacagccagacagacagacagacagacagacagacagacagacagacagagaaagacagacagagaaagacagaaagagaaagacagacagacagacagagagagaaaaacagacagacagacagagaccaAATCACCAGACACCAAATACCTCCTGTTTACTGTCAGCTGGTGACCCAGCTTCCTCCTTATCGCCAGCAAgagttgaaaaaataaaataagaaatagcATGTTAGCAACCGAGGGCTAGGCTGGAGTCTGCATCTCTCAGCATAATGAGAAAGGGTTAAAGACTGTAAAGCTGTTAGCAGGATTTATGAGCAGTGAAGTTTAAGCATATAAGCCTGAGTGAATAGGAGTGAAAGGAGAAGAGTTAGTAAACGCTAAATCCACCAAAGCCACCACAGCGTTATGCCCCTGTTGGAGAAGTTTGGCCTACGGAAGCTTGCACTGCATCTGTTTACATCAGCATCCCTGCAGTCACGGATTTCCCTGAACCAAGTTTGGAGTTGTCTTCAAGTTGACTGAagctctcttttatttttcataaagtTTAGCACAATGGAAATCCATAAAAAGTCACAGTCTGTCAGGAAATCTTTACTACCATGATCTCTTTCTTTCGGCTTGGACTGACGTTGCCATCAAAGTCTTTTTCCTGCTCCGACTCCGTGCCCTGGTCTGGGTCCTTGTCGTCCTCGTCCTGCTCCATGCTGGGCTCCAGCTCGGTCTCCTGCTCGTCCATGGAGGGGCTGTGGAGGCGACGCTGCTCGCCGGCGCTGCGGTGGGACAGGCCATCGTGGTTCTCACACATGGCTGAGACTGGCCGCGAGAACTCTGCGAGTAAGAAGAGGTGAGTTCATTTGATTTGGGGTTTTTAGAgtcaaagtttgacattttgggaagtACACTCAGTGTCTGTCATGTTGACAAAAAGGTGGGAAGATTGACTTTACTCTCATATCTGTCTCTTAAATAAGAAGCTTCAGACAGTTAGCTTTAGATTAGCATAGATGGTGGAGCCAGTGGAGATGGTGTAAAAGTTGAAAAGCCTGGCTCTATCCAAAACtacaaacaatgtaaaaatgtatgtgcAGGACTTTTTCTTGACCAGGACTCTCGGTTGTGACTTCCTGCACCACAAAGACCACAACCtatttttttgcatgtcttaaaCAAAGGACATATGGCATGTAAACTTGTGAGCTTTGCTGGTAGGTGGATGTTTTTACCTTTGGCCAGACTTAAACCAGCTTTTTCCCATCTCTAGTCTTtctgctaagctaagctaaccaacACTCTGCAAGAAAGCAGGGAAGCAAAAATTCGTATTTCCCTCAATGTTCATCTTTCTTTTAATGTCCCTAAATGTTGCTACAAGTTTAAAAATCCAATCCAATCTTTAGACCGTCCATGTGCAGATGGATTGGATGCCCCACTGCGGCTCTCACCTCCATCCAAGCTCCTGGACAGCAGGTACCTCTTGCTGGTGGAGCGTTCAAAGTGTGGAGCAGGCCGGTCGATGAGCGCGCTGGCCTGTCTGCTTTGAGCctgtgtccgtccgctgtaTCGGAACTTTGAACCCATCACCAAGAAGCCCTTAGGTGGAGGCTCTGGAGATACCAGCCTGTAGAAACAACAATGGCAATGGTTGAACATTCTTGACCACATACTCTATCTTACTATTTATATCATATAGCAAAAAGCAGCTGGGCAAGGACATCGAATGTGTGTTTTAGAGGAGATATCTTCATCCATAATTTCTTTAAGATTATTGCTTTATTCGATTTTTGCAATTACCAAAatcttcacaaatgttttgGCACAGGTCAATCAAATTGACATtgagtggtgaaaaacaaaacaacctgaACTAgagaaaaaatttaattaaatataaaaaacaacatagtggtgagtagataatgagtgattttaaatttttaggtgaactatctctttaagcACTTTATCTATGCCAGTGATGCTGGcttaattttatttcaaactctTCCACCTTATCCAGCAGACAGTACTATTCATCATTAATTTAAATCTCAACACCTTTAGGCTGCAGGTGGGAGCCTCTTGCATGCACGCTACATAACGAGTATCAGTATTCAGTCCCTCTGTGACATGTCATCTTGTACCTCCTGAGCTTCTTGTGAAGCTGAATCAGGATCATTTAGCAATGTCAAGGTTGCAATGAAAGGAACATGCACTGCAGAAAGGCCACCGCATGTTTCACAGACCACTGTACAATGAAGTTGAGTGTGCGAGCACCTGGTGAAAGCCGTATGaatggaaatgttttctttgcctTGATACTCATTGAACAGGTAACACTCCAACCATGAGGGCAGATCGATACCTACCGGAAGAAAGTGTGATGCTCAATGCAGACCTTCCACAGCCTCTTGGCAGCTCTGTGGTGGGGAAGCTTAAAACCGATTGTACTTTCAAACTGCTCGTactggaggggagagagagaacagggagacagagagaaaagtgagaaagtgtgtgtgtttgtgtgttcgagAGCAGTTTTCTGAAAGCCACAAGTACTTCAAGCTGGACCTAAGTTTAGGCCAATCGATTACATTCATGAAAAATCCAGGATATTTACGACATCTCATACCAGCATGAACACTGACCTCAGTCAATGAAGCAGACAACTGGCATAATAGGCATGTCAACATATGAGCAAACACATTTAGAACATTACAACATGGAATTTGCCGACTGGTCAAAAAGAGCAGATAAAGTCAATTAAGCATCCAATGTTCAGACACTGGGAGCATTTGTAATGAAAAGTGTTTCATGGCTCTATATTTACACTCTCTATCCCACTATtctgactgcagctgcagcagctctggtaAAGGGGCTCTTTATTTGGCTCCATCACAGGCTCACTGTGCGGCTCTGTCACTTGACTGGGTCTGGCCCAGACAGCCTGTCGCACTGAGGCTCAGCATGGAGGATAAGCTTCAGCGCTGCACAGGACAATGAGGAGGACGAGAGTATAGAGCCTGACCGTGCAGAGGAGCAACGCTGGAGGTATAAGAAGGAGGATTTACAGCCTGCTGCCTTGAAAACTGACCACAAGTTCATTTCCGTTGTGCCTTTCAGACATACCAGCTTAACATTAGCTATTGTTGTATTTAACATGTGAGATAATGCTGCACTGGTAAAGGAATGGCTCAAgattttgggaaatgtgcttATTCTCATTCCCAGTCTACTGTTAAATTTGAAGCTGGAGCCAGGAGGTTAGCTCCGCATTAAGACTAGAAACCTGGTTCAGTCCAAAGTTAACCAAATCTGCCTATAAGCAGCTCTAACACTCACAATGTAACATGTCATTTATTGATCCATACAAAAACTAGAGGAAAAAACTTCCAGCTCTGACTCTATCAAGGATCCTGACCATGCAGAATGCTAAAAGTATAACACAGAGGATTTAGAGTCTTCTGCTTTGCATAACTGACCGCACGTTCATTTCTGATGTAGCTTGTAAGTGTAAGTAAGAGTGTTGTTTGGAATTATATGGCTGAAGGAAAAGGAATAGTTTGATATGTTAGGAAATGCACCACGCTTAGCACAACAATTAGATAAAGGGtaggaaacagctagcctgggTCAGTCCAAAGGAAACTAAATCTGCCTGCAAGCAGCTCTAAAGCTCCCTacatgaacatttatttaatcattattaaacccagagaaaaaaacaattagttTTAGTTCTATCAAGGATTGTCTATGGCAACATATACATTTGTCTTGGCCTTGTGCAGTGACTACTTAGAGTCATCGCTTTaaggttgccaggcaaccagtGGCGACAGGAGGCCAGAAAAATCACACCTTGTCATGTCTTCAAGATAAACTAAGCTAAACTAGGCTTCTTGCTGTAGCTTCATTTTTAACATATAGAATTCAGAGTGGTATCAATCCTAACTCTTAGTTACCACTCACTTCTTCAAGTACCAAACCCACAGTTGGCACCACAGGCTTTCTGatataaattattagttttCAGGCCAGATAACCAAGACAACATCGCTCTAAGGCCATCATTATGATGATCATGCAGATTATTTTTGCAAACTGAGACGATGAGAAAGCTCCTTTAACACTTTGGTTTACATTAAACAActactttttttattgaacagCACTTACTAATAGTAAATGAATCATAATGTCTAAAATCGATATATAGTGTCCCTTTTATCATCCTTCCCCACACTGCATACCTCTCCAGGTCGTATCTTGATGTAGAAGTTGCTCCTCTTATAAGAGATCTTCAGGATCTTTGGCCAGGCAAAGCGGTTGATTCTCAGCCTATCTCTGTAAATCAGCAGACCGTTGGCACAGACCCCCAGCATTATGTCAATCCCTTCAGAATCCTGCAGCAAACATGGGGCAGCACACAGGCAGAAATTATCCATGAGAAACACTGTATGCATCCTAGAAAACTATTGtaatttcatgaaaataaaatgatatgaaACAACTTGAGGAAGAGTCGACCTTAGCATGGTGGAGGTCCACACCGTACATGGACAGTTTCTTCGCATTCTCCAAGAAGTTAATTTCAGCCTCTGCTGGAGTCATCCCCCTGCGAGCAGAATAACGATAATATCTGTAACCAACATCAACAGGCCCTCTCAAATAATAAGCCCATAATCTTGCACAGCGGGAGCAGAATTATCTTGGTAACATGCTTGATATATTCACTTCTTAATTCGTTGCATCCGTTCCCCTAAGCATTATGTTTGGTCGCATGCCAAAAAGGAAAGCTAAAGAAGAGCATCGTGGAAGCCCTCTAACTGAGTGAAAGTGTTCCCACACTGTCAAGACTCGCACTGTTAACCTCTCAATGACACATTGTGCAGTAATGTGGCGGCATCTATCTGCCATGTGCATGAGGGAATGTTTCAAAACAATGGAAAACTCATCAACCCATAAACCCAGGAGATTTGTTCACTGATGAAAATCTGATTGAAACAACAGTAAGTCCAGTACTTGTAGTTTCGATGGAGCTCCAtcaccctctcctccagctcgcGAGTCTGATTGGGGGCAAAGCGGAAATCGCTGACATAGTCAGAGCCGTGGTCCTCCTGGTCATAGTCTCCCAGCTCGGCTTGAACGGAGTAGGAGCCCAGAAGGGCGTGAGTGACGAACGAGCATGGCAGTCGACCTGACAGCATGTCATCCCTCAGCTGCAGACATAGGTAGTATCTGTCAGATGAAACAAAAGGGGAGGAGGGTGTTGGCAGTCAAACAAGCCTGAGCCAAGGCAAGCTCCAACAAGTATTCAGCATAGTTAATCCACGGCAGTTAGTAGCATTCCAGGTCAAATCCttaaaaaggagagagggatttGGGTTGCTTTGACAGAAGGGCAAATATGCCACGTAAATTGTTACAATGCTTGCATGTAAACACTTATCtttaggaaaatgaaaaaggtgAAGCTGACATATGTCAACAATGTCTGCTTTCATTGAACTGTGAAGAGCATCTGGCAGCACAGACAGGAGAGTTACAACTGTtgacaatatgtgtgtgtgtgtgtgtgtgtgtgtgtgtgtgtgtgtgtgtgtgtgtgtgtgtgtgtgtgtgtgtgtgtgtgtgtgtgtgtgtgtgtgtgtgtgtgtgtgtgtgtgtgtgtgtgtgtgtgtgtgtgttctacctGGTGATATCCTCAGTGAGCTGGGAGGGGTCTGGAGGGTAGAACTTGACTGAGAAGGCAAAGTTCCACGGAGAGTCTGAGGAGTACATGGATGTTCaataatgtgtttgtcttgAGACGTATTGtacaaaattataattaaaagtCAATAACAGAATTGTATCTAATAGGTTGACATAAAAATTTGTATCACTTCATTTGCCTACAAATACGACTTTaccaatttaattaaaaaatatttatcatgtgAGCGACTTGGAAAAGACACTCACTGCGCATCTGCTTCTTGATCTCCTTGGAGGGGTCCAACCAGTTCTGAAAGACAGAAGGCAGAATTCACAGAGGGCAGctggaaacatggttaatgCACACCCCGGTGCCGCACTCCGCTCTAATTGCTGTCAATGTTCCTAATGAAAGCCGCTCCATATGGCTGAATAAAGCAAGTGAGCCCTCTCCAGCTGAGGCGCTCCAACGTGCGTAGAGCAGATTCAAATCAAGCATCTGTTGTGTTCATTGTGTCGCAAAATCATTGGCAGCCTGATCTCATCACATCCAATCATGCAGTGAACCGCTTCACCTATAGGGACCCTATTTCTGATTTGGCTATGAGAGCATCTCATCAGTGGTTCGGTGGATACTGTCTCTCTTGTAACAGCAACTGTGGATCGTGATGATTGGAAGTTCAGCgatgaagagagaaaatattcaATAATCATTTGTAACTGCTTACAAGTTAAAGTACAATATTCCATGAAAAATCTCTTGATATACAAAAGAACATTAATTATCCACCTTCTACTTTACTAGCTTCATCAAACCTCTTTTTGACCTTCTGAATGTTTATGTTAAGTTCCATGGAATCTGTGCTTTAATTTTTATCCTCTTAATAAACTATTGATTAGCTCTGATACTTCCATGTGTAACACTTGCAATTATTAAAAAGTAGCGACATAGTGTAGTCAGATAAAACCCCTGTCACATTAGTTGTAGATTAATCCAATTATTTGATATTAGTACTTCATCAAAACTGTACTCCATGATGAAATGTCTAAATGCCAGCAGCCGTACAGTCGTGCCTTAAGCTAAATGCTCAACATGCTGCCATGCTCACAGTGACCATGCTAGCATGTTGTATGTGTGGCATGTTTTACCATCTTAGTT encodes the following:
- the LOC118104989 gene encoding protein 4.1 isoform X6, which produces MQDSTSDSMLEMAKQEQNSKHLDEHRETDEMSEKTSPNKNLKSPQKGSKRLKTVPFKMSLLDTTDFEGEIEKHSRGQTLMDMVCEHLNLLEKDYFGLTFADTDTQKNWLDPSKEIKKQMRNSPWNFAFSVKFYPPDPSQLTEDITRYYLCLQLRDDMLSGRLPCSFVTHALLGSYSVQAELGDYDQEDHGSDYVSDFRFAPNQTRELEERVMELHRNYKGMTPAEAEINFLENAKKLSMYGVDLHHAKDSEGIDIMLGVCANGLLIYRDRLRINRFAWPKILKISYKRSNFYIKIRPGEYEQFESTIGFKLPHHRAAKRLWKVCIEHHTFFRLVSPEPPPKGFLVMGSKFRYSGRTQAQSRQASALIDRPAPHFERSTSKRYLLSRSLDGEFSRPVSAMCENHDGLSHRSAGEQRRLHSPSMDEQETELEPSMEQDEDDKDPDQGTESEQEKDFDGNVSPSRKKEIMEEAGSPADSKQEFLDKSQDVLLKHQASINELKRALREPNSKLMTREQRLSGSSPTSTPEKKALVGRSVGQDPVNSLSVEGFVQKTVVTSPEEPVSTPAIYEEPFADFKPPVAKKDASAVNAAHILKRTDSKSETQTNGSEVHPNTVNVSSQNFGAVSPLEAPAALKENGSPVKASTQGRETVVSPVTITAENVTSATTTQVTKTVKGGYSETRIEKRIIITGDDDVDQHQALAMAIQEAKQQHPDMLVTKAVVIRETESPTEDMQQRAES